One window from the genome of Deltaproteobacteria bacterium encodes:
- the hslV gene encoding ATP-dependent protease subunit HslV, which produces MTKHIRGLKEGTGPVIRSTTILAVRRDGQVAFAGDGQVSLGNTVLKSKVVKIRAMKEGKVLAGFAGSTADALTLFEKFENKLDQFNGNLTRAAVELAKDWRTDKILRRLEALLIVADKEKTFTISGTGDVIEPDDGVAAIGSGGMYALAAARSLLRHTKLTAREIAEESLKIASEICVFTNNQLTIKEITK; this is translated from the coding sequence ATGACAAAACACATCCGAGGGCTTAAAGAGGGAACGGGTCCTGTAATTCGTTCTACCACGATCCTCGCGGTCCGCCGCGACGGCCAGGTCGCCTTTGCCGGGGACGGTCAGGTCTCTCTGGGGAATACCGTTCTGAAATCAAAGGTGGTCAAGATCCGAGCGATGAAAGAGGGAAAAGTCCTGGCCGGTTTTGCCGGTTCTACGGCGGATGCCCTGACTCTCTTTGAAAAGTTCGAAAACAAGTTGGACCAGTTTAACGGCAATCTCACGCGGGCCGCCGTCGAGCTGGCCAAGGATTGGCGGACGGACAAGATCCTCCGGCGGTTGGAGGCGCTCTTGATCGTGGCTGACAAGGAAAAAACCTTTACCATTTCCGGGACCGGCGACGTGATCGAGCCGGATGATGGGGTGGCGGCGATCGGTTCCGGGGGGATGTACGCCCTGGCGGCGGCCCGTTCCCTGCTTCGTCATACAAAGTTGACGGCCCGTGAGATTGCCGAGGAGTCTTTGAAGATCGCTTCCGAGATTTGCGTCTTTACCAACAACCAGTTGACCATCAAAGAAATAACCAAATGA
- the xerC gene encoding tyrosine recombinase XerC — MRFYPRRGKGVKESQVKEFLEGLRHEKRASPHTVLSYRRDLEEFEKFLSKGRALSTASELDVRGFVGFLFSKKNQAASIARKISAIRSFYRYLQRKDLIAQNPAKRVPTPKLPKRMPKFLTVDEVDAIMKSASGSDWKPVRDRAILEMLYATGLRVSEVASLHLENIDFKEGIVRVIGKGSKERLTIMGSQAQLALEKYLSIRAKVLKRPAEASSLFLNRKGTLLTPRSLERLVSFYALKAGIMKRVTPHMFRHSFATHLLDGGADLRGIQELLGHASLSTTQKYTHVSLDRLMEVYDKTHPRA; from the coding sequence ATGCGGTTTTACCCGCGAAGAGGGAAAGGTGTGAAAGAGTCGCAGGTGAAAGAGTTTTTGGAGGGATTGAGGCATGAAAAGAGGGCCTCGCCGCATACCGTCTTAAGTTATCGAAGGGATCTTGAAGAGTTTGAAAAATTTCTTTCGAAGGGTCGGGCCCTATCTACAGCCTCCGAATTGGATGTCCGTGGATTCGTCGGATTTCTGTTTTCTAAAAAGAATCAGGCCGCTTCCATTGCCCGAAAGATTTCTGCGATCCGGAGTTTCTACCGGTACCTTCAGAGAAAGGACCTGATTGCCCAGAATCCGGCCAAGAGAGTCCCGACACCCAAACTGCCCAAAAGGATGCCCAAGTTTTTGACCGTTGACGAGGTCGATGCGATCATGAAAAGCGCTTCCGGGTCCGATTGGAAACCGGTTCGGGACAGGGCGATCCTGGAGATGCTCTATGCCACCGGTCTGCGGGTGAGCGAGGTTGCCTCGCTGCACCTTGAGAATATCGATTTTAAAGAAGGGATCGTCCGGGTAATCGGCAAGGGTTCCAAGGAGCGGTTGACGATTATGGGGTCGCAGGCTCAATTGGCCCTTGAAAAATACCTATCAATCAGGGCAAAGGTACTGAAGAGGCCTGCTGAGGCGAGTTCCCTCTTTCTGAACAGAAAGGGGACTCTCCTGACACCGCGGAGTTTGGAACGGCTTGTTTCTTTTTATGCGCTCAAGGCGGGGATCATGAAAAGGGTGACGCCCCATATGTTCCGCCACAGTTTTGCGACCCATCTCCTGGATGGCGGAGCCGACTTGCGCGGGATCCAGGAACTTTTAGGACATGCCAGTCTTTCGACGACGCAAAAGTATACCCATGTGAGTCTGGATCGACTCATGGAGGTTTATGACAAAACACATCCGAGGGCTTAA
- the argB gene encoding acetylglutamate kinase → MEALIEKASVLMEALPYIRKFFGKTVVIKYGGAAMVDDSLKEGFARDVVLMKYIGLEPVIVHGGGPQIGEYLKKMGIESKFHNGIRITDEQTMDVVEMVLVGLINKEIVALINKQGGKAVGLSGKDGGLVRAKKVPKEKVTFDKEGVSEIIDLGRVGNVKEVNTVVLQALQSQNFVPVIAPVGVDQEGEALNINADLMAGAIAGAMKAEKLVLLTDVDGIKNRDGKLLSSLKTKEVQGLVEEQVVQGGMIPKVKSCVKALEAGVKSAHIIDGRVQHALLLEIFTDKGVGTVIA, encoded by the coding sequence ATGGAAGCGCTTATTGAAAAAGCCTCCGTCTTGATGGAGGCGCTCCCGTATATCCGCAAGTTTTTTGGCAAGACAGTTGTGATCAAATACGGCGGCGCCGCGATGGTCGATGATTCCCTCAAAGAAGGGTTTGCCCGTGATGTTGTCCTGATGAAATATATCGGTCTGGAACCGGTGATCGTCCATGGCGGCGGTCCACAAATCGGAGAGTATCTCAAAAAGATGGGAATCGAGTCCAAGTTTCACAACGGTATCCGGATCACGGATGAGCAGACGATGGATGTTGTGGAGATGGTCCTGGTCGGCCTCATCAACAAGGAGATAGTGGCCCTCATCAACAAACAGGGGGGAAAGGCGGTTGGGCTTTCCGGTAAGGATGGTGGTCTGGTTCGGGCCAAAAAGGTCCCCAAAGAGAAGGTCACTTTTGACAAGGAAGGGGTCTCCGAGATTATTGATCTTGGCCGCGTCGGGAACGTCAAGGAGGTTAACACCGTTGTCCTTCAGGCATTGCAGTCCCAAAATTTTGTGCCGGTGATTGCCCCTGTCGGTGTAGATCAGGAGGGGGAGGCCTTGAATATCAATGCCGACTTGATGGCCGGCGCGATTGCCGGCGCCATGAAGGCCGAAAAACTGGTCCTCTTAACCGACGTGGACGGGATCAAGAATCGGGATGGCAAGCTCCTTTCGTCACTGAAAACCAAAGAGGTTCAAGGCCTCGTTGAAGAACAGGTGGTCCAGGGAGGGATGATCCCCAAGGTCAAGAGTTGTGTCAAGGCGTTGGAGGCCGGTGTGAAATCGGCCCATATCATTGACGGGCGTGTCCAGCATGCCCTTTTGCTCGAGATTTTTACCGACAAAGGTGTCGGAACGGTTATTGCATGA
- a CDS encoding argininosuccinate synthase — MKKIVLAYSGGLDTSIILRWLKETYRAEVIAFVADLGQDEDLEAVRKKGLATGASKVVVADLREEFVKEFVFPMLRANAVYEGSYLLGTSIARPLIAKEQVAIALKEKADAVSHGATGKGNDQVRFELTYYALCPGIQVIAPWRDWGFKGRADLIAYAKKNGIPVPVTKAKPYSSDANLFHISFEGGILEDPWKEPPEEMFVMSVSPEQAPNKPEYLEINYERGNPVAVNGKQLSPAVLLKRLNEIGGRHGIGRVDLVENRFVGMKSRGVYETPGGTILHTAHRAVEQLTLDREVLHLRDSLIPRYAELVYYGFWFSPEREALQTLIDKAQENVIGTARLKLYKGSCQVVGRKSPKSLFDAKVATFEKDSVYNQKDAEGFIKLNALRLKTRALLNR; from the coding sequence ATGAAAAAAATCGTTTTAGCCTATTCCGGTGGACTCGATACCTCGATCATCCTCAGATGGCTCAAAGAGACCTACAGGGCGGAGGTGATCGCCTTTGTCGCCGACCTGGGGCAGGATGAGGATCTGGAAGCGGTTCGTAAAAAGGGGCTGGCGACTGGCGCCTCCAAGGTGGTGGTTGCCGATCTTCGGGAGGAGTTTGTCAAAGAGTTCGTCTTCCCAATGCTCCGGGCGAATGCCGTTTATGAGGGGAGTTATCTCTTGGGGACCTCTATTGCGAGACCTCTCATTGCGAAGGAACAGGTTGCGATTGCCCTGAAGGAAAAGGCCGATGCCGTTTCCCACGGGGCGACCGGCAAGGGGAACGATCAGGTCCGGTTTGAATTGACCTATTACGCGCTTTGTCCGGGGATTCAGGTGATCGCCCCCTGGCGTGACTGGGGTTTTAAAGGGCGGGCCGATCTGATCGCCTACGCCAAGAAAAACGGGATCCCGGTTCCGGTCACAAAGGCCAAACCATACAGCTCGGATGCGAACCTCTTTCATATCAGTTTTGAAGGGGGTATTTTGGAAGACCCCTGGAAGGAGCCCCCGGAAGAGATGTTTGTGATGAGCGTTTCTCCAGAGCAGGCCCCCAATAAACCAGAATATCTGGAGATCAACTATGAAAGGGGCAATCCGGTTGCGGTAAATGGCAAACAGCTTTCGCCGGCAGTGCTTTTAAAAAGGTTAAATGAGATCGGCGGCCGTCACGGGATCGGCCGGGTCGATCTGGTGGAAAACCGGTTTGTCGGGATGAAGAGCCGGGGGGTTTATGAAACACCGGGCGGGACCATCCTACACACCGCCCATCGTGCGGTAGAACAGTTGACGCTCGACCGCGAGGTCTTGCATCTCCGCGATTCCCTGATCCCCCGTTATGCTGAGCTGGTTTACTACGGCTTCTGGTTTTCCCCGGAGAGGGAGGCGTTGCAGACCCTCATTGATAAGGCCCAGGAGAATGTCATCGGTACAGCACGGCTCAAACTGTACAAGGGGAGCTGTCAGGTCGTCGGCCGAAAGTCGCCAAAATCTCTTTTTGATGCCAAAGTAGCCACCTTCGAGAAAGACTCCGTCTACAACCAGAAGGATGCCGAAGGATTTATCAAGCTGAACGCCCTCCGGCTGAAGACCCGTGCCCTTCTGAACCGCTAA
- the hslU gene encoding ATP-dependent protease ATPase subunit HslU, with translation MSQFTPREIVSELDKYIIGQKNAKRAVAIALRNRWRRQQVPEDLRDEIAPKNIIMIGPTGVGKTEIARRIAKLANAPFIKVEASKFTEVGYVGKDVESMIRELMDLSVKMVREEEKERVQVKAQELAEERLLDLLVPVVNRKRNTPAFTMAGVPPPPEVAIEEEENREKVKGLLRSGKLDDRVIEVEISSPPMQMVEIISSGGGGMEEMGMNLKDMFANIMPKSRKKRKMKISEALLFLTQEEAAKLIDMDNVTRQAIERVEQNGIVFFDEIDKIAGRESGHGPDVSREGVQRDILPIVEGSTVSTKYGMIKTDHILFIAAGAFHVSKPSDLIPELQGRFPIRVELESLTKEDFVKILTEPANSLTKQCIALMKTEGLTLELTGDALEEIANFAALVNERTENIGARRLHTIMEKVLDEISFTAPESRKKEITINAKYVKERLADVVKDVDLSRYIL, from the coding sequence ATGAGTCAGTTTACCCCCAGAGAGATTGTTTCCGAACTCGACAAGTACATCATTGGTCAGAAGAATGCGAAGAGGGCGGTCGCGATCGCCCTTCGGAACCGCTGGCGTCGGCAACAGGTCCCGGAAGATTTGCGGGATGAGATCGCCCCCAAAAATATCATCATGATCGGGCCGACTGGTGTCGGGAAGACGGAGATTGCCCGGAGGATCGCCAAACTGGCCAATGCCCCCTTTATCAAGGTGGAGGCCTCCAAATTTACCGAAGTCGGCTATGTTGGCAAGGATGTGGAAAGCATGATTCGGGAATTGATGGATCTCTCTGTGAAGATGGTGCGGGAAGAGGAGAAAGAGCGGGTTCAGGTAAAGGCCCAGGAGTTGGCCGAAGAAAGGTTGCTGGATCTGCTGGTTCCGGTGGTGAATCGGAAGAGAAACACGCCGGCCTTTACCATGGCCGGGGTTCCGCCCCCCCCGGAAGTGGCGATTGAAGAAGAGGAAAATCGTGAAAAGGTAAAGGGGCTCCTCCGTTCCGGCAAGCTGGATGATCGTGTGATTGAAGTCGAAATCAGCTCCCCTCCGATGCAGATGGTCGAGATTATTTCTTCCGGAGGGGGTGGCATGGAAGAGATGGGGATGAATTTGAAGGATATGTTTGCCAATATCATGCCCAAATCGCGCAAGAAGAGAAAGATGAAGATCTCCGAGGCACTTCTGTTTCTGACTCAGGAAGAGGCGGCTAAACTGATTGATATGGATAATGTCACCCGCCAAGCGATCGAAAGGGTCGAACAGAACGGGATCGTTTTCTTCGATGAGATCGATAAGATTGCAGGACGGGAATCGGGGCATGGGCCGGATGTTTCGCGCGAAGGGGTTCAGAGAGATATTCTGCCGATCGTCGAAGGCTCCACAGTTTCCACCAAGTACGGGATGATCAAGACGGACCACATTCTTTTTATTGCGGCAGGGGCCTTTCATGTCTCCAAACCTTCCGACCTGATTCCGGAACTTCAGGGACGATTCCCGATCCGTGTGGAACTGGAGTCCCTGACCAAGGAAGATTTTGTCAAGATTCTCACGGAACCGGCAAATTCCTTGACAAAACAATGCATTGCCCTCATGAAGACGGAAGGTTTGACTCTGGAATTAACGGGTGACGCGTTGGAGGAGATCGCCAATTTTGCGGCACTGGTAAACGAGAGGACGGAAAATATCGGTGCGAGAAGATTGCACACCATCATGGAAAAGGTCCTGGACGAGATCTCATTTACGGCCCCTGAATCACGGAAGAAGGAGATCACTATCAATGCCAAATACGTCAAAGAAAGGCTGGCTGATGTCGTGAAGGATGTCGATTTAAGCCGGTATATCCTCTGA
- a CDS encoding aspartate aminotransferase family protein, with product MKTDQIIALSQKYIMNTYPRMPVAPVKGKGCWLWDADGKKYLDFFSGLAVTNLGHAHPRVSYAISKQAGALLHVSNLFQIDHQAALAEKLCQNSFADKVFFCNSGAEANEAAVKLARKWGKTHKDPDCYKIITMEGSFHGRTLAMITATGQEKIKRGFEPLIPGFQYVPFGDIVSLKEKMDNTVCAVMIEPIQGEGGVRMASVDYFKELRSLCNEKRILLIFDEVQTGIGRTGTLFAYEQLGIEPDIMTIAKALAGGLPVGAMLARDFVADTFQPGDHAATFGGNPFVTFVASTVLETLFQERLLDNVREVGRYLRSGLEGLKKRYPFIKEVRGQGLLLGLELETEAKPLVMACLERGLILNAAQERVLRILPPLIVSKKEIDQGLKIMDEVFRGI from the coding sequence ATGAAGACCGATCAGATTATCGCCCTCTCCCAAAAATATATCATGAATACCTATCCGCGGATGCCGGTCGCTCCGGTGAAGGGAAAGGGGTGCTGGCTCTGGGATGCCGATGGAAAAAAATACCTCGACTTCTTTTCGGGGCTTGCCGTCACCAATTTGGGCCATGCCCACCCCCGCGTGAGTTACGCCATCTCCAAACAGGCGGGAGCTCTCCTTCATGTGAGCAATCTTTTTCAGATTGATCATCAGGCGGCGTTGGCCGAGAAATTATGCCAGAATTCTTTTGCCGATAAGGTTTTCTTTTGTAATTCGGGGGCAGAGGCGAATGAGGCGGCGGTAAAGTTGGCCCGGAAATGGGGAAAAACCCACAAGGACCCCGACTGTTACAAAATCATCACCATGGAAGGTTCATTTCATGGTCGAACGCTCGCGATGATCACCGCGACTGGTCAGGAAAAAATCAAAAGAGGCTTCGAACCACTCATCCCCGGTTTTCAATATGTCCCGTTTGGAGATATTGTATCTTTGAAGGAGAAAATGGACAACACAGTTTGTGCCGTCATGATCGAACCGATTCAGGGGGAAGGGGGGGTTCGGATGGCGTCGGTCGATTACTTCAAAGAGCTCCGTTCTCTTTGCAACGAAAAGAGGATCCTTTTGATTTTTGACGAGGTCCAAACCGGTATCGGTCGGACGGGGACCCTCTTTGCCTACGAACAATTGGGGATCGAGCCAGATATCATGACGATTGCCAAGGCTCTGGCCGGAGGACTCCCGGTCGGGGCGATGTTGGCGAGAGACTTTGTGGCCGATACCTTTCAACCGGGCGATCATGCCGCCACCTTCGGCGGCAATCCTTTTGTCACCTTTGTGGCAAGCACTGTCCTGGAGACCTTGTTCCAAGAGAGGCTTTTGGACAATGTCAGGGAAGTAGGGAGGTATCTCCGAAGCGGTCTGGAGGGATTGAAAAAGAGGTACCCTTTTATCAAGGAGGTGAGGGGACAGGGTCTTCTTCTGGGTTTGGAGCTGGAGACCGAGGCCAAGCCTCTTGTGATGGCCTGTCTCGAAAGGGGGCTGATCCTCAATGCCGCTCAGGAGAGGGTTTTGCGGATCCTCCCCCCGTTGATTGTGAGCAAAAAAGAGATTGATCAGGGGTTAAAAATAATGGATGAGGTCTTTAGAGGAATATGA
- the argF gene encoding ornithine carbamoyltransferase: protein MKKDLLTLLDLDAESLHAILQQARSFKKERKKQKTSDILKGKNVALIFEKPSTRTKVSFDIAVNELGGHSIYLDASSSQLGRGETYYDTGQVLSRYVHGIVMRTSAQKNLEELARGASVPVINALSDLSHPCQIISDLFTIQEVNKDLSKLKISYIGDGNNIANSWITAAILVGFELNIATPEGYEPSASILKEIGRERHSHIHIGNDPVVAVKEADVINTDTWFSMGQKILDEKNRVFQSFQVNAKLLSHAKKGAIVLHCLPAHREEEITSEVMDGPQSRIWDQAENRLHVQKAILEILLKR from the coding sequence ATGAAAAAGGATCTTCTCACTCTCTTGGATCTGGATGCGGAATCGCTTCACGCCATTCTGCAACAGGCCCGGTCTTTTAAGAAGGAAAGAAAAAAGCAAAAAACTTCCGATATCCTTAAGGGGAAAAACGTCGCCTTAATCTTTGAAAAACCGTCCACACGGACCAAGGTCTCTTTTGATATTGCGGTGAATGAACTCGGCGGACATTCGATCTATCTGGATGCCTCGTCCTCTCAGCTGGGAAGGGGGGAGACCTATTATGACACCGGCCAGGTTCTTTCGCGGTACGTCCACGGGATTGTCATGAGGACCTCGGCCCAGAAAAATCTTGAAGAGTTGGCCAGGGGGGCCTCGGTGCCGGTTATCAACGCCTTGTCCGATCTTTCGCACCCCTGTCAGATCATTTCAGATTTATTTACAATTCAAGAAGTTAATAAAGATTTATCAAAGTTAAAGATTAGCTATATTGGGGATGGAAATAATATCGCCAATAGTTGGATCACGGCCGCCATTCTAGTTGGCTTCGAGCTCAATATCGCAACCCCGGAAGGGTATGAACCGTCTGCTTCCATTCTCAAAGAGATCGGGAGAGAGAGGCATTCTCATATCCATATCGGCAACGATCCTGTTGTTGCCGTGAAGGAGGCCGATGTGATCAATACCGACACCTGGTTTTCGATGGGACAAAAGATTTTAGATGAAAAAAACAGGGTCTTTCAGTCTTTTCAGGTGAATGCCAAACTGCTCTCTCATGCCAAAAAGGGGGCGATCGTGTTGCACTGCCTTCCGGCCCACCGGGAAGAGGAGATTACGAGTGAGGTGATGGACGGCCCGCAATCCCGCATCTGGGATCAGGCGGAAAATCGATTGCATGTCCAGAAGGCTATTTTGGAAATATTATTGAAGAGGTAG